The DNA sequence TCGACTGCCGGGTGTCGGGGGTCTGGCGCAGGATGCGCTCGATGTCGGGCAGGAAGCCGAGGTCGAGCATCTCGTCGGCCTCGTCGAGCACCAGCACGGAGAGCCCGCCCAGCTGCAGGTGACCCTGCTGGGCCAGGTCGAGCAGGCGGCCGGGGGTGCCGACCACGACGTCGGCGCCGCGGCGCAGCGCCTCGATCTGAGGCTCGTACGGGCGGCCGCCGTAGATCGAGACGACCGAGAGTTTGCGATCGCCCGCGGTCAGATATTTCGCGGCCAGCGACAGGTCGCTGTGGACCTGTAGGCACAGCTCGCGGGTGGGGACGACGACCAGGGCGCGCGGGATGCCGGTCAGCTCCCTGTCGGAGTCGGTGGTGATCCGCTGCAGCAGCGGCACGCCGAAGGCGTAGGTCTTGCCCATGCCGGTGCGGGCCTGGCCGATCAGATCGTCGCCGGCCAACGCCATGGGCAGCGTCAGTTCCTGGATGGCGAACGGATGGTGGATACCTTCCTCGGCGAGCGCGCGGACGATCTCGTCGCGTACGCCGAGGCTGGCGAATGTCATGTCAACAGGTGTTGTCAATGGGGTCATGCGGGTGAACGTGGCCTTTCATAGTCGACCTCGTGGTCGGCCTCGTGGTTTTCCACGCGCACACGAGTCTGACGATGAAGCGGCCTCGTCGCCCGTGACGGGCGGTGCCGATCCGCTGGGCCCTGCGCTGTCGGAGGCGGGCCAACGCGTGCACGCACATTTCTTTCGGGAGCAGCCCGTGTCGTTCTGAGTCATCTGGGCCGCTGCCTGGCCCCATCATACCTTGGATGGCTTTGCCGGCGTGGATCGGCGCTCGACGGCCATTACAGTTGGGCCATGAATTCGACGCAGCCTGCAGCCTCGGGAGAGCAGACGGTCACTGCCGGGACGGCGGGTGTGGGGGCCGATCATCCCGGCGTCGACGAGCTGTTCGCGCTGCTCGCCTACGGTGAGGTGGCCGCGTTCTACCGCCTGACCGAGGAAGCGCGGATGGCGCCCAACCTGCGCGGGCGGATCAACATGGCGAGCATGGCCGCCGCCGAGATGCGCCACTACGAGTTGCTGCGCGATGCCATGGAGCGGCGCGGCGTGGACGTGGTGCCGGCGATGACGAAGTACGCCTCGGCGCTGGAGAACTATCACCGGTTGACGACGCCGAGCACGTGGCTCGAAGCGCTGGTCAAGACCTACATCGGCGATGCGCTCGCCGCGGACTTCTACTCCGAGATCACCGGTGCCCTGCCCGACGAGGTGGCCGCGGTGGTGCGCGGGGTGCTGGCCGAGACCGGGCACTCGCAGTTCGTGGTCGCCGAGGTGCGTGCCGCGGTGACCGCCAGCGACCGGCAACGCCACCGGTTGGCGTTGTGGTCGCGGCGGTTGCTCGGTGAGGCCATCACCCAGGCGCAGTACGTGCTGGCCGACCACGACGAACTCGTCGACCTGGTGATGTCGGGCGGTGAGGGACTCACGCAGATGGCCGAGTTCTTCGACCGGCTGCAGCAGACACACCAGTCCCGGATGCAGGAGCTCGGCCTGGCCTGAGCGGCTACTGCGTGCAGGTGGCGATCAGCGAGTTGTTGTTCTGCGCCACCAGCGCCGTGCCCGCGGCATCGGTGATCGCGCAGTTGAGCTGGCTGTTGACGCTCGTCGCGGTGACCGACTTCAGCTCGACACCGGGATCGAGCACCACGGTTTTCGACCACGGCAGCGCCACGTTGACCTCGGTCTGCAGGGCGCCCTGCTGGTCGGTGTAGATGACCGTCACCAGATCGATGAGCGGACGGTTGCCCGTGACCGTGTAGGTGATCGTGCGCGGATCGGCCGCGGGCGGCGGCGCGGCGGCCGCACTGGGCACCGGCGCCGGCGCGGCGCTCTCTGTGGGCGTCGGCGGCGGGGTCGGCGTCACGGTGGTCACGGTTTCGGGTGCCAGCGACGCGGCCGGGGGCGGCAGCGGCGCCGCCGTGTCGTGCGGGGCCGCCGCGGTGGCCGGTGGCCGGCTCTGCGCCGGGGGCGCCACCGTCGCCGACACCGAACCGCTGTCACCGCCGCCGAGGATGACCACCGTGCAGATCACCGCGACGAGCAGGATGGCGCCGGCCGCTCCGGCGATCCACTTCCAGCGGCTGTCGATGGCGGTGACGTACGCCTCGTAATCCTCGTAATCCTCGGCGTCGTAATCCTCGGCGACGTCGGGTTCGTCGTGGGCCGCGAGGTCCCGCTGGTAGTCGCCGTAGCCCCGGTGACCGGTGTAGCCGGAGTACTCGCCGTAGCCGGAGT is a window from the Mycolicibacterium litorale genome containing:
- a CDS encoding ferritin-like fold-containing protein, yielding MNSTQPAASGEQTVTAGTAGVGADHPGVDELFALLAYGEVAAFYRLTEEARMAPNLRGRINMASMAAAEMRHYELLRDAMERRGVDVVPAMTKYASALENYHRLTTPSTWLEALVKTYIGDALAADFYSEITGALPDEVAAVVRGVLAETGHSQFVVAEVRAAVTASDRQRHRLALWSRRLLGEAITQAQYVLADHDELVDLVMSGGEGLTQMAEFFDRLQQTHQSRMQELGLA
- a CDS encoding MmpS family transport accessory protein; translation: MSRHYSPYSSTRTERLDRPQADHPGHREAPGYEYSGADHPGYRQYADAALGEDTYRGRRDHAGYGGYSGYGEYSGYTGHRGYGDYQRDLAAHDEPDVAEDYDAEDYEDYEAYVTAIDSRWKWIAGAAGAILLVAVICTVVILGGGDSGSVSATVAPPAQSRPPATAAAPHDTAAPLPPPAASLAPETVTTVTPTPPPTPTESAAPAPVPSAAAAPPPAADPRTITYTVTGNRPLIDLVTVIYTDQQGALQTEVNVALPWSKTVVLDPGVELKSVTATSVNSQLNCAITDAAGTALVAQNNNSLIATCTQ